The following are encoded in a window of Arthrobacter antioxidans genomic DNA:
- a CDS encoding penicillin-binding transpeptidase domain-containing protein: MPLAAAPSRPARRPARHAVAAAGRGVAAFSDIMGRMGKLQRATSVLTTLALALTLAACTDDRPTAEDAAGTLAEGLARLDVGQSSFTSGEPAEVTAQLAAITEGFAPEPPQVTVAGVEETGEDTATATLDYAWDLDATDQDWTYSTTADLTRVEDTWQAAWDPGVFVPDLLPEEKLTLTRVPGDRGDITGAGGAVIVTQRPVVRVGIDKTLVPEAQQAASARALATLLDLDPAGYEEQVATAGAEAFVVALVLRDDATRTVTDAQIDAVPGALRQADTLELAPTRTFARELLGGVGEATAELVEQSDGAIRAGDVTGLGGLQLQHNDRLAGTPGLSVDAVAAGDAPAAPRTLFTTAPVDGEDLATTLDPRLQGLGEEVLADEPSASSIVAIRPSTGEILAAANGPGSEGLQTALLGQYPPGSTFKIATSLALLRKGFTPETPTECSEEVVVDGRTFKNASTYPAQSVGTVPLLETFAQSCNTGFISARDRISQADLASAATDLGIGVEAGIGTPAFFGSVPGEAEGTAHAAAMIGQGEVLVSPLALATLTATVGAGARVTPTLLAPGESTEGATGSPSAAAGSSTAAPSGAASTDAPPTEAAPPSALTAAESATLKTLMGAVVAQGGAQLLQDVPGAPVLAKTGTAEFGSEDPPRTHAWVVALQGDLAVAVFVEEGELGSTSGGPLMQAFLTGAAS, encoded by the coding sequence ACATCCGTCCTGACCACCCTCGCCCTCGCCCTCACCCTCGCGGCCTGCACGGATGACCGCCCGACGGCGGAGGACGCCGCCGGCACGCTGGCCGAGGGGCTCGCCCGGCTCGACGTCGGACAGTCCTCCTTCACCTCCGGGGAGCCCGCCGAGGTGACCGCCCAGCTCGCCGCCATCACGGAGGGCTTCGCCCCGGAACCGCCGCAGGTCACGGTGGCGGGCGTCGAGGAGACCGGCGAGGACACGGCGACGGCGACGCTCGACTATGCCTGGGACCTCGACGCGACCGACCAGGACTGGACCTACAGCACGACGGCGGACCTCACGCGCGTCGAGGACACCTGGCAGGCGGCCTGGGACCCCGGCGTCTTCGTCCCCGACCTCCTGCCGGAGGAGAAGCTCACCCTGACGCGCGTCCCCGGGGACCGCGGCGACATCACGGGAGCGGGCGGCGCGGTCATCGTCACGCAGCGCCCCGTGGTCCGCGTGGGGATCGACAAGACCCTGGTCCCCGAGGCGCAGCAGGCCGCCTCCGCCCGCGCCCTCGCGACGCTGCTCGACCTCGACCCCGCCGGCTACGAGGAGCAGGTCGCCACGGCCGGCGCCGAAGCCTTCGTCGTGGCCCTCGTCCTGCGTGACGACGCCACCCGGACCGTGACCGACGCGCAGATCGACGCCGTCCCGGGGGCACTCCGGCAGGCGGACACGCTCGAGCTCGCCCCCACCCGCACCTTCGCCCGGGAACTCCTCGGCGGCGTCGGGGAGGCCACCGCGGAGCTCGTGGAGCAGTCCGACGGCGCCATCCGTGCGGGGGACGTCACGGGCCTGGGCGGGCTGCAGCTGCAGCACAATGACCGACTCGCCGGCACCCCGGGGCTGTCCGTCGACGCCGTGGCGGCGGGCGACGCGCCGGCGGCCCCCCGGACCCTCTTCACCACCGCGCCCGTGGACGGCGAGGACCTCGCCACCACCCTCGACCCCCGGCTGCAGGGCCTCGGCGAGGAGGTGCTCGCGGACGAGCCGTCGGCGTCGTCGATCGTGGCCATCCGCCCCAGCACGGGCGAGATCCTCGCGGCCGCCAACGGGCCGGGCAGCGAGGGCCTGCAGACGGCGCTGCTCGGCCAGTACCCGCCGGGTTCCACGTTCAAGATCGCCACGAGCCTCGCACTGCTGCGCAAGGGCTTCACGCCGGAGACGCCGACCGAATGCAGCGAGGAGGTCGTGGTGGACGGCCGGACGTTCAAGAACGCCAGCACCTACCCCGCGCAGTCCGTCGGCACCGTCCCCCTCCTCGAGACCTTCGCGCAGTCCTGCAACACCGGGTTCATCTCCGCACGGGACAGGATCAGCCAGGCCGACCTGGCGAGCGCCGCCACCGACCTCGGGATCGGCGTCGAGGCGGGCATCGGGACGCCCGCCTTCTTCGGCTCCGTGCCGGGCGAGGCCGAGGGTACCGCCCACGCCGCCGCCATGATCGGCCAGGGCGAGGTCCTCGTCTCGCCCCTCGCGCTCGCGACACTGACCGCGACCGTGGGCGCCGGTGCCCGCGTCACCCCGACGCTCCTCGCGCCCGGGGAGTCCACCGAGGGCGCGACCGGCTCGCCGTCCGCCGCCGCGGGGTCATCGACCGCGGCACCCTCCGGTGCCGCCTCCACCGACGCCCCTCCCACGGAGGCCGCGCCACCGAGCGCGCTCACGGCCGCGGAGTCGGCGACGCTGAAGACGCTCATGGGCGCCGTCGTCGCCCAGGGCGGCGCGCAGCTGCTGCAGGATGTTCCCGGGGCCCCCGTCCTGGCCAAGACCGGCACGGCAGAATTCGGCAGCGAGGATCCCCCGCGCACGCACGCCTGGGTCGTCGCCCTGCAGGGAGACCTCGCCGTCGCCGTCTTCGTCGAGGAGGGCGAGCTGGGCTCCACCTCCGGCGGACCCCTCATGCAGGCATTCCTCACCGGAGCGGCCTCCTAG
- a CDS encoding flotillin family protein, whose protein sequence is MDLTFIPLIIGAVVLLVLVVAAVVLARMALHIASPDQALIISSKDSKGQPDPDSQRVVFGRIFINPFSQRAYPLSLASRQVSLRIEGISKNGIKLHLTGVAQVKVGGDADAVRKAAQRFLNQQDAIDHYTQETLSGSLRSIVGTLTVESIIRDRATFAKSVKEEAEHSMHNQGLEIDTFQIQSVDDDSGYLKNLGRPEAALAERNAKIAEARSMQESEQARALSDEQVALAQQQLIIRRAELKEEADARQARADASGPLAQAEQQEQVIMREQQVAQRRSELRERELDTEVRKPADAEKYRLIQQADAKLEERRRASEASEIEARVDLARRKLVAEGDRVAAEADAAANTARGTAEASISEAKGRADAAVIASRGDAEAGSAEARGKAEAAGIAAQAEAYEKFNQAAILSKVLEVLPAMAREIAAPMSAIDTMTVVSNDGASQLSKNVSSGVHQTTQMVKDTTGLDIIALLGDLLKNADKPGQNGAAVHSSTSD, encoded by the coding sequence GTGGATCTCACGTTCATCCCGCTCATCATCGGCGCGGTGGTACTCCTCGTCCTCGTCGTCGCCGCCGTCGTGCTCGCCCGCATGGCGCTGCACATCGCCAGCCCGGACCAGGCACTCATCATCTCGTCCAAGGACAGCAAGGGGCAGCCCGATCCGGACAGCCAGCGCGTCGTCTTCGGCCGCATCTTCATCAACCCGTTCTCGCAGCGGGCCTACCCGCTGTCCCTGGCCTCCCGGCAGGTGTCCCTGCGCATCGAGGGCATCTCGAAGAACGGCATCAAGCTCCACCTGACCGGCGTCGCGCAGGTCAAGGTGGGCGGCGACGCCGACGCCGTCCGCAAGGCGGCCCAGCGCTTCCTCAACCAGCAGGACGCCATCGACCACTACACGCAGGAGACGCTGTCCGGTTCACTGCGCTCCATCGTGGGCACCCTGACCGTCGAGTCGATCATCCGCGACCGCGCCACCTTCGCCAAGAGCGTGAAGGAGGAGGCGGAGCACTCCATGCACAACCAGGGGCTGGAGATCGACACCTTCCAGATCCAGTCCGTGGACGACGACTCCGGGTACCTGAAGAACCTCGGCCGGCCCGAGGCGGCCCTCGCCGAACGGAACGCGAAGATCGCCGAGGCACGCTCCATGCAGGAGTCGGAGCAGGCACGCGCCCTGTCCGACGAGCAGGTGGCTCTCGCGCAGCAGCAGCTGATCATCCGGCGCGCGGAACTCAAGGAGGAGGCCGACGCCCGCCAGGCGCGGGCCGACGCCTCGGGACCGCTCGCCCAGGCGGAACAGCAGGAGCAGGTCATCATGCGCGAGCAGCAGGTGGCGCAGCGGCGTTCGGAACTGCGCGAGCGCGAGCTCGACACCGAGGTGCGCAAGCCCGCGGACGCCGAGAAGTACCGCCTCATCCAGCAGGCGGACGCGAAGCTCGAGGAGCGCCGTCGTGCCTCCGAGGCCTCCGAGATCGAGGCTCGCGTGGACCTCGCACGCCGCAAGCTCGTCGCCGAGGGTGACCGCGTGGCCGCAGAGGCCGACGCCGCCGCGAACACCGCACGCGGCACCGCCGAGGCGTCCATCAGCGAGGCCAAGGGCCGCGCCGACGCCGCCGTCATCGCGTCCCGCGGTGACGCGGAGGCCGGGTCCGCGGAAGCACGCGGCAAGGCGGAGGCTGCCGGGATCGCCGCGCAGGCGGAGGCCTACGAGAAGTTCAACCAGGCCGCCATCCTGTCGAAGGTCCTCGAGGTCCTGCCCGCGATGGCCCGTGAGATCGCCGCGCCGATGTCGGCGATCGACACCATGACCGTCGTCTCCAACGACGGCGCGAGCCAGCTCAGCAAGAACGTCTCGAGCGGCGTCCACCAGACCACGCAGATGGTCAAGGACACCACCGGGCTCGACATCATCGCGCTGCTCGGCGACCTGCTGAAGAACGCGGACAAGCCCGGGCAGAACGGGGCCGCGGTCCACAGCTCCACGTCGGACTGA